A region from the Sorex araneus isolate mSorAra2 chromosome 6, mSorAra2.pri, whole genome shotgun sequence genome encodes:
- the LOC101551770 gene encoding olfactory receptor 2D3-like → MGEENQSYVTEFILLGLSQDPRTQVLLFVIFLIIYVLTVLGNLLIIVLIHIDSKLHTPMYFFLRNLSFADLCFSTTTVPQVMVHFLAKKKSISFIGCSTQIVVLLLVGCTECALLAVMSYDRYVAVCKPLHYTTIMTHGVCVLMALGSWISGVLISAVDTTFTLLLPYRGHNVINHFFCEPPALLKLASADTYSTEMTIFAMGVIILLAPVSLILVTYWRIISTVIRMQSGEGRLKVFSTCGSHLIVVVLFYGSGIFAYMRPNSKEMSERDKTISVFYSLVTPMLNPIIYSLRNKDVKGALRKLIAK, encoded by the coding sequence ATGGGAGAAGAAAACCAATCCTATGTGACTGAATTTATCCTCCTGGGCCTGTCACAGGATCCACGGACACAAGTCTTGctctttgttatttttctgaTCATCTACGTGTTAACTGTGTTGGGAAATCTGCTCATCATTGTGCTCATTCACATAGACTCCAAactccacacacccatgtactttttccttaGGAACTTGTCCTTCGCTGACCTCTGCTTTTCTACTACTACAGTCCCCCAGGTGATGGTCCACTTCctggcaaaaaagaaaagcatttcctTTATTGGATGCTCAACACAGATAGTTGTTCTGCTTCTGGTTGGATGTACAGAGTGTGCCCTGCTGGCTGTTATGTCCTATGATCGGTATGTGGCTGTGTGCAAACCCCTGCACTACACCACCATCATGACTCATGGGGTGTGTGTACTGATGGCCTTAGGGTCCTGGATCAGTGGAGTACTTATATCAGCGGTGGATACCACCTTCACCTTGCTCCTGCCCTACCGAGGACACAATGTCATTAACCACTTTTTTTGTGAACCTCCTGCCCTCCTGAAGCTGGCTTCTGCAGACACTTACAGCACAGAAATGACCATCTTTGCCATGGGAGTGATTATTCTTTTAGCGCCTGTTTCCCTGATCCTTGTCACCTACTGGCGCATTATCTCCACCGTGATTCGGATGCAGTCAGGGGAAGGAAGACTCAAGGTTTTCTCCACTTGCGGCTCCCACCTCATTGTTGTTGTCCTTTTCTATGGGTCAGGGATATTCGCCTACATGAGGCCAAACTCCAAGGAAATGAGTGAAAGGGATAAAACAATCTCTGTCTTTTACTCATTGGTGACACCAATGCTGAATCCCATCATTTACAGTCTGAGGAATAAGGATGTAAAAGGGGCTCTCAGGAAATTGATAGCAAAATAA